GTAATTCAGTTTCTGGACGAATTCCGACATGCCGAGCGTGGATCGATCGAAGATCTCGTATCCGATGCCGCCTCCGCGGGGTAACCCTTGGCCCGCCAACTGGAGACGCAGGTCATGAACCTGGGAACTGGGGACGAAAATCGTGGTGCCGCCCGCAGTCGTTTCGTACGGCACCTTCGCCTCTTTCAGTTTTTCGACGATGGCGGATGCATCATCCGCCGCCAGGTTGGAAAACAGCACCTGCATGTCAGGCTGCTGCGTCCAGAGCGCGACCGCGATCAGGCCCGCCACCGGGCCCACGAGGGCTAGGAGAATGACGAATCGCTGGCTGATGGAAAATTCCCTCAATTTGTGGAACATACCACCCCGTATTGACGACTGCCGCCCCACAGCACCCGTCTGGAAATGGGCGGGCGATTACTGAGTGCCGATGAACGTGTCAGCTTGCCCCGCGATCGCGCGCGGCCATGGCCTGTGGGGTATTCGCGGCTCGCCGTTCCCCGGCGAAGTCACACCTGCATCCGCTGGATCTCCTCGTAGGCGGAAACCAGTTTGTTGCGGATCTGCATCATCAACTGAAATGAGATCTCGGCCTGTTGCAGCGCCACCATCGTCTGATGGATGTTCTCCGACTGTCCTGTCATCAACGCATCCACCTGCCGGCTTGCTTCCAACTGGATGTCATTCGCTTTGGCAATGGCCTCTTTCAACGATCCGAGAAATCCGCCGTCGGTTCGAGAAGGCGACGCCTCTGACGGCGCAACTGGCTCAGCGATTGGTTGTATGGCCGCAGGTCCGATCTTGAGCGTGTTCATGGTTACTTCCCGATGTCGAGCGCCCGATTCCACATGGACCGGGCCGCATTGATCGCCTGGACATTGGCTTCGTAGGCCCTCGACGCTCCAATCATGTTGACCATTTCCTCCATGACGTTGACGTTCGGGAGCTGCACAAAGCCCTTTTCGTCTGCATCCGGATGCTTGGGATCATAGATCGTCTGGCCCGGCTTCGGGTCCACGACCACCCTCGCCACTTTGACGCCATCGAGCGCATGGGCAGTCGGCCCGGCAGCCTGGCGCAAAGCCCGTTGAAAGGGACCGGCGATCGGCACGGCCTGAAACACCACGTCCCGTCGCCGATAGGGACCGCCCTGTGGCGTGCGGGTCGAATGGGCGTTCGCCAGATTACTCGCGATCACGTTGAGCCTCCTCCGCTGGGCTTCCAGCGCGGAGACCGATACAGCGATGCTGTCGGTTATGTCCATCGTCCACACCTCCTGGATGGGCCAAAGTTATCTCGCGTCCCTGATCGCACTCATGAGTTGCCGAAACCGTTGTGCCAGAATAGTCGCAGCGGTGTTGTAGTGCATCGCGTTGTCGGAGAGCTTCGCCATCTCCAATTCAAGATTCACGGAGTTGGCGTCCAATGGCAGGTCACCCGACGGAACTTCCGCTAGCCGACCTGTCACCCGCGACAACCCATCGCCCTGCGGCCCGATGTGGCTGGCGTGGGTCACAGCCAGTGTGACCGGCAACCGCCCCCGCGCCGCGGCGGCCAAGGCATCCTGGAAATGGAGGTCTTTCGCCCGGTATCCGGGAGTTTCCTCATTGGCGACGTTGGAGGCGATCACCCGATGACGGGCGCCCCGGAGATCGAGTGTCCGCTCGATCAGATCCATCGTTTTGTCGAAGATCGTCATGGGGTTGACTCCGTTCCCTGTCTTGGCTTAACGAACCGGCCAACGGCTTCCATCCGATTATGCAAGCCAAATACCGTAGAACTCGCAGGAACCGATCACCGGTTCCCCCCTGTCTCTACTGGCCTGTCTGAGACCGCGCGCAGCAGTTCGCACTGGAACGATTTTGCCCAGTGTGCGCGAACATTGTTCCGATTCCGTCTATTGAGCAATGTTCTTGCCAAGGACTCAGGTTCGCTCACTCACAACCTGCCCGCCGCACTGACGGTATTCCCGAAGTTTGTTCCTGAGCGTGCGGATGCTGATTCCCAACTCTTTCGCCGCGTGAGTTCGGTTGTCCTTGACGCGGGCCAGGGTCTTGAAGATCAGCTCCCGTTCCATCTCCCAGAGGCTGCCCCGGCACTGCGTCGAGCCCTCGGGAACGCCGGACGGTTCACCGACCTGAATGGTTAGAGGGGTCGAGTCCTCGGACACATGCTCGAGACCGATCGTCCCGTTCCGAGCCAGCAGAACCGCACGTTCCATCACGTTCTCCAATTCCCGCACGTTCCCCTTCCAGGGGCGCCCCTGCAGGACCGACAGAGCCGCATCGGAGATGATCGGGGCGTGAAGCCCGTTGCGGGCCGCTGCCGCCTTGGCGAAATGTCTCGCCAACATGGGAATATCAGCCGGCCGCTCGCGCAGCGGGGGGAGTGTAACGGGAAACACGTTCAAGCGATAGTAGAGATCCTCACGGAACCGCCCTTGCTCGACTTCCCGATACAGCGAGCGGTTGGTAGTCGCGATCACGCGGATGTTGACCCGGACCGGCTCGCGTCCACCTACTCGATCGACTTCGCGCTCCTGGAGAACCCGCAGCAGCTTGGCTTGAAGGCCAAGCGCCATCTCGCTGATCTCATCCAAGAGCAAGGTGCCGGTGTGAGCCATTTCGAACTTGCCCATCTTGCGGACGAGCGCGCCGGTGAAAGCTCCGCGCTCATGGCCGAACAGCTCGCTTTCCAGCAAGCCGTCCGGGAGGGCTGCGCAATTCACGGCGATAAACGGTCGGTGCGCACGCGGGCTCCGGCTGTGGATGAACCGCGCCAGCAATTCCTTGCCCGTTCCGCTCTCGCCCGAGATCAGCACCGTCGCTTGGCTGGCCGCTACAGCTTCCACCGTGCTCAACAGGCGGATCATGCCGGGGTCCCGGGTGAGGATCGGCTGTCCCGGCGACGGGATTGGCGCCTCCGCGCCTTGTTCCTGTGCAACCTCCAGGTTGGCAATGACCCGCTCCAGCAGATCCGTCGAAAACGGTTTCAGAATGTAGTCGCTCGCACCGCATTTCATGGCTTCCACCGCCGTTTCGACGGTCGCATAGGCGGTCATCAACACGACTTTGGTCTGGGGGGAACGCTTCTTGATTTCCTGAACGAGTTCGATGCCGCCGAGTCTGGGCATTTTGAGATCAGTCAAGACGAGCCATGGCTTACTCGCGAGCACTCGGTCGAGCGCCTCCTGGCCATCGGTCGCCGCCACCACATCATACCCGAACCGCCGCACCGTTTCCGAAAGAGCGGTCCGCATGGACGGCTCATCGTCGACGATCGCGACGGTTCTGGTTTCGGCCGGCTGGCCGCTCGACGAACGTTCGAAGGCCGTTCCGTTCATGCTCAGAGTCCCTCCCTTTCCGCTGTCTATCCAGATGCTCTGGGTGCATCACCCCTTCCCTTACACACACTCCGGCCCGGCGAGGAGTCGTCCGCAGACGGTCCCATAGGCAAGACGATTGTAAAGGTGGTCCCGCACCCGACTGTGCTCTCCACGTCGATCCGCCCCCGATGCGCCTCCACGATGGCATGAACGATCGCCAATCCGAGTCCGGTTCCCTCATCCTTCGTCGTAAAGAACGGATCGAAGATACGCGACCGATGTTCGGGCGGAATGCCGTCTCCGGTATCTGACACGGTCACCCGGACACCTGGGATGCCCAAGATCCGTTCTTCATCGAGACCCACCCTGATCCTAAGGGTTCCTCCATATCGCATGACCTGAACGGCATTAAGGATTAGGTTCACCAGGACCTGCTTCATCTGAAGCGCATCGCACCAGAGCCGCGGGGTCCGGGGATCCACTGAGACTTGTGTCACGACTCCGGCTCGGGCCGTTCCGTGAGCAGCGAGCGTTAAGGCCTCGCGCACGAGGGATTCGCTCCCCTGCCAGCTCGCCCGTGGACAGTTCGGTTTGGTGTACAGCAAGAGATTCGACAGCAGCCGATTCATCGCATGGACGGCTGAGGAAATGTGCTCGGCATAGACTTGAAGGTCCGGCGTGGCTTTGAGCTCTCTGCGCAACATCGAGGCGAACAGCTCGACGCTGCCCAAGGGGTTCCTGAGCTCATGCGCGATGCGCCCCACCATCTCCCCCATCGCGGCCAGCCGGTCTCGACGCTGCAGGCGTTCCTCTAACCGTCTGACCGCGGTGATGTCCTGCAACAGCAGGAGGCTGCCGGTCGACACACCTTCCTGGTTCATCAT
The nucleotide sequence above comes from Nitrospirota bacterium. Encoded proteins:
- a CDS encoding ATP-binding protein, translating into MPAGSLPAAGERELLQDAFRSFDVAAATLQESYRALLLRLERLDLELAESNEALRRNLRENEEMRNHLSAILESLATGVIVTDQQGVITRCNRAAERLSGMAQADMLGQPLATFLRQAGLDGNEYPVTARSGALLTITRTPMMNQEGVSTGSLLLLQDITAVRRLEERLQRRDRLAAMGEMVGRIAHELRNPLGSVELFASMLRRELKATPDLQVYAEHISSAVHAMNRLLSNLLLYTKPNCPRASWQGSESLVREALTLAAHGTARAGVVTQVSVDPRTPRLWCDALQMKQVLVNLILNAVQVMRYGGTLRIRVGLDEERILGIPGVRVTVSDTGDGIPPEHRSRIFDPFFTTKDEGTGLGLAIVHAIVEAHRGRIDVESTVGCGTTFTIVLPMGPSADDSSPGRSVCKGRGDAPRASG
- the fliE gene encoding flagellar hook-basal body complex protein FliE encodes the protein MNTLKIGPAAIQPIAEPVAPSEASPSRTDGGFLGSLKEAIAKANDIQLEASRQVDALMTGQSENIHQTMVALQQAEISFQLMMQIRNKLVSAYEEIQRMQV
- a CDS encoding sigma-54 dependent transcriptional regulator; this translates as MNGTAFERSSSGQPAETRTVAIVDDEPSMRTALSETVRRFGYDVVAATDGQEALDRVLASKPWLVLTDLKMPRLGGIELVQEIKKRSPQTKVVLMTAYATVETAVEAMKCGASDYILKPFSTDLLERVIANLEVAQEQGAEAPIPSPGQPILTRDPGMIRLLSTVEAVAASQATVLISGESGTGKELLARFIHSRSPRAHRPFIAVNCAALPDGLLESELFGHERGAFTGALVRKMGKFEMAHTGTLLLDEISEMALGLQAKLLRVLQEREVDRVGGREPVRVNIRVIATTNRSLYREVEQGRFREDLYYRLNVFPVTLPPLRERPADIPMLARHFAKAAAARNGLHAPIISDAALSVLQGRPWKGNVRELENVMERAVLLARNGTIGLEHVSEDSTPLTIQVGEPSGVPEGSTQCRGSLWEMERELIFKTLARVKDNRTHAAKELGISIRTLRNKLREYRQCGGQVVSERT
- the flgB gene encoding flagellar basal body rod protein FlgB, with the translated sequence MTIFDKTMDLIERTLDLRGARHRVIASNVANEETPGYRAKDLHFQDALAAAARGRLPVTLAVTHASHIGPQGDGLSRVTGRLAEVPSGDLPLDANSVNLELEMAKLSDNAMHYNTAATILAQRFRQLMSAIRDAR
- the flgC gene encoding flagellar basal body rod protein FlgC gives rise to the protein MDITDSIAVSVSALEAQRRRLNVIASNLANAHSTRTPQGGPYRRRDVVFQAVPIAGPFQRALRQAAGPTAHALDGVKVARVVVDPKPGQTIYDPKHPDADEKGFVQLPNVNVMEEMVNMIGASRAYEANVQAINAARSMWNRALDIGK